One stretch of Arachis duranensis cultivar V14167 chromosome 1, aradu.V14167.gnm2.J7QH, whole genome shotgun sequence DNA includes these proteins:
- the LOC107467057 gene encoding uncharacterized protein LOC107467057: protein MGGLFFLYGQDGESIVHISSDILIKSSEIALDDLIDFVYPDMLSNLSVENYFKDRAILAPTLDYVTDVNNKMTAGLLGQERVYLSSDSVCAEEGNMEFELDAFSPEILNVINCSGLPPHKLVLKVGAPIMLLRNIDQTNGLCNETRMQVRRMGNHVLECKTLTGNKAGSIGQTLSKVGIYLPMSVFTHGQLYVALSRVTSKDGLRVLLQDHGHLEDNCTMNVVYRKVFEIL, encoded by the exons ATGGGTGGACTTTTCTTCTTATACGGTCAAG ATGGTGAATCGATCGTTCATATATCATCTGACATTTTGATTAAGAGCTCTGAGATAGCTTTGGATGACCTTATTGATTTCGTGTATCCAGATATGTTATCCAATTTATCCGTTGAAAATTATTTCAAGGATAGAGCAATTCTTGCACCAACTTTGGATTATGTCACTGATGTCAACAACAAGATGACTGCAGGGTTACTTGGACAAGAAAGAGTCTACTTAAGTTCAGACTCTGTGTGTGCTGAAGAGGGAAATATGGAATTTGAGTTAGATGCTTTCTCGCCGGAGATTTTAAATGTAATAAATTGTTCAGGTCTACCACCACACAAGTTGGTTCTGAAGGTTGGTGCTCCTATTATGTTGCTGCGGAATATAGACCAAACTAATGGTTTGTGCAATGAAACGAGGATGCAAGTTAGAAGAATGGGAAATCATGTGTTAGAATGCAAGACTTTAACTGGTAACAAAGCTGGAAGTATT GGACAAACTCTATCGAAAGTTGGAATTTACCTTCCAATGTCAGTTTTCACCCATGGTCAATTGTATGTTGCGTTATCAAGGGTAACGAGTAAAGATGGTCTGCGAGTGCTGTTGCAAGATCATGGACACTTGGAAGATAACTGCACGATGAATGTGGTATATAGAAAAGTTTTTGAGATCCTATAA